CCGCCCGCCGCCAGGCCACCCCCCGCCACCGGCTCACCGTGGTGGTGGCGCTCATCGGGGCCACCGTCGCGGCCTGCGGCATCGGCGTCGGCGCGCTCCTGGTCGGGATGATGCGGGAGGGCCCGGACGAGTCCACCCCGCCGACCCCGCAGAGCACCGCGCGCGGCGGCGCCGCTCCTCCGGCGGCCGGCACCAACCCGCTGGTCGTCCGGGCCGTCGGGGACACCTGCCGGATCTTCGTCACCGAGGCCGGATCGCTGAACTTCGAGTTCCGGGGCCTGTTGGCGCGCGGCGACGAGCGGGTGTTCGACAAGCCCCGGCTGTCGGCGGTCATCTACGACACCGCCGCCTGCGAGGTCTGGGTCAAGGGCAGCAGGCAGCCGCTCGGCGCGCCCGGCACCCGCAAGGACTACCTCATCGACAAACGGGCCGGGTGATCTCCGCCTCGCGTTCCCGGCTCCGGGAATGCCGGGCCCGGCCCTCGGGCTGCATCACCACGGATGGGTAGGTCGCTTCCGGAGGTGTCGATGATGACCGAGCAGGACTATCGGGTCGAACGTGACTCCATGGGCGAGGTGCGGGTCCCCGCCGAGGCGCGATGGCGGGCCCAGACGCAGCGGGCGGTGCAGAACTTCCCGATCTCGGGACGTCCGATCGAGCCCGCGCAGATCGCCGCGCTGGGCCGGATCAAGGCCGCCGCCGCCAGGGTGAACGCCTCTCTCGGCGTGCTGGAGGAGGATCTGGCCGGCGCGGTCGAGGCGGCGGCGCGGGAGGTCGCCGACGGCCGCTGGGACGCGCACTTCCCCATCGACGTGTTCCAGACCGGCTCGGGCACCTCGTCCAACATGAACGCCAACGAGGTCATCGCGACCCTGGCGACCGAACGGCTGGGCCGCCCGGTGCATCCGAACGACCATGTGAACGCCTCGCAGTCGTCCAACGACGTGTTCCCCTCCTCGATCCACATCGCGGCCACCGAGGGCGTCGTCACCGAGCTGATCCCGGCGCTGCGGCACCTGGCCGCCGCGCTGGAACGCAAGTCGGAGGAGTTCCGCGACGTCGTGAAGGCCGGACGGACGCACCTGATGGACGCCACCCCCGTCACGCTGGGGCAGGAGTTCGGCGGCTACGCGGCCCAGGTCCGGTACGGGGTGGAGCGGCTGGAGGCGGTGCTCCCCCGGCTCGCCGAGCTGCCGCTGGGCGGCACGGCGGTCGGCACCGGCATCAACACCCCGCCGGGCTTCGCCGCCCGGGTGATCGCGGAGATCGCGCGGGAGACGGGTCTACCGCTGACCGAGGCCCGCGACCACTTCGAGGCGCAGGGCGCGCGGGACGGGCTGGTCGAGGCCAGCGGGGCGCTGCGGACCATCGCGGTCGGCCTCAACAAGATCGCCAACGACCTGCGCTGGATGGGCTCCGGGCCGACCGCCGGGCTGGCCGAGATCCGGCTGCCGGACCTACAGCCCGGCTCGTCCATCATGCCGGGCAAGGTCAACCCGGTGATCTGCGAGGCGGTGATCCAGGTGGCCGCCCAGGTGATCGGGAACGACGCGGCGGTCGCGTTCGGCGGCGCGGCGGGCAACTTCGAGCTCAACGTGATGCTGCCGATGCTGGCCCGCAACGTCCTGGAGTCGATCCGGCTGCTGGCCGCCTCCTCCCGGCTGCTCGCCGACCGGTGCGTGGACGGGATCGAGGCCGACGTGGAGCGCCTGCGCGCCTACGCGGAGTCCTCACCGTCGATCGTCACGCCGCTGAACCGGTACCTCGGCTACGAGGAGGCCGCGGCGATCGCCAAACAGGCCCTGCGGGAACGCAAGACCATTCGTCAAGTGGTGCTGGAACGCGGTCACGTGGAACGCGGAACGCTCACCCTCCAACAACTCGACACCGCTCTCGACGTGCTCGCGATGACCGGTCGCTGAATTGCGTTCGGACGCCATTCCGCGGCGTTTTCGGCGGCCGTTCCTTGATCAATACCAGCGGTGTTCGCGCCAGAACGCCCAGGCCCGACACGGGGTGCGGTAACGGCTCTTGACATAGCGCAGTCCCCAGCGGATCTGGGTGCGCGGATTGGTCCGCCAGTCGTTCCCGGAGCGGGCCATCTTACCCGCCGGGAGCGCCTGCGGGATGCCGTACGCGCCGGAGCGCGGGTTGCGGGCGCGGTGGTTCCAGCCGCTCTCGCTGGTCCACAGCCGGTCCAGGCAGCGGTACTGCCGGCCGCCGGCCCAGTGCCGCCGCACGAGTTTGCGGGCGATCTTCTTGTTGCGCTGGGCCCGCATGACGTGATGTCGATGCCGCTTGTACACCGCCGCCTTCGCGACCGGCCGCCGTTCCGAGTCGGTCGGAAGCGGGGCGGCGGCGGCAGCGGTTCCCGGCACCGCCACCGCCAGTGCCACCATGATGATCGCGGTGCCGGATCGCTGTTTTCGCGGTCCCGATTCAGCTTGGATTCGATGTCTGCGCACAGTTGTCAGCGTGCGACGAAACGGCAGCCTTAATGCG
The DNA window shown above is from Thermomonospora umbrina and carries:
- a CDS encoding transglycosylase SLT domain-containing protein encodes the protein MVALAVAVPGTAAAAAPLPTDSERRPVAKAAVYKRHRHHVMRAQRNKKIARKLVRRHWAGGRQYRCLDRLWTSESGWNHRARNPRSGAYGIPQALPAGKMARSGNDWRTNPRTQIRWGLRYVKSRYRTPCRAWAFWREHRWY
- a CDS encoding class II fumarate hydratase, with product MTEQDYRVERDSMGEVRVPAEARWRAQTQRAVQNFPISGRPIEPAQIAALGRIKAAAARVNASLGVLEEDLAGAVEAAAREVADGRWDAHFPIDVFQTGSGTSSNMNANEVIATLATERLGRPVHPNDHVNASQSSNDVFPSSIHIAATEGVVTELIPALRHLAAALERKSEEFRDVVKAGRTHLMDATPVTLGQEFGGYAAQVRYGVERLEAVLPRLAELPLGGTAVGTGINTPPGFAARVIAEIARETGLPLTEARDHFEAQGARDGLVEASGALRTIAVGLNKIANDLRWMGSGPTAGLAEIRLPDLQPGSSIMPGKVNPVICEAVIQVAAQVIGNDAAVAFGGAAGNFELNVMLPMLARNVLESIRLLAASSRLLADRCVDGIEADVERLRAYAESSPSIVTPLNRYLGYEEAAAIAKQALRERKTIRQVVLERGHVERGTLTLQQLDTALDVLAMTGR